The DNA segment AAAATGATTTGGCAGATGGGTCAACCCATCAACTCATTAGGATGACCCTAATAACTACTTAGCGCCTGCCGAAAAATAAGAGTTATCAATCATACGAAGGATTGAGCCGCTACTTTGATGAATGGATATTGGTAGTTGCCAAAACCTTCTCTAACCGTGACTCCAATGGCAAACCTGTGCTGTTCAGTACCCCAGCAAGCATTTCATAGTGCCCAATTAACATAATGACCTCTAGTAATAGTCTGCTGTTATAGTGCTGTGAGAGTTGCTGCCAGGTAGGCTCAGAAATCATGCGATCATGATGGAATTCATCACAGGCTTGCATTAACATTTGGTGACGTGGCTTCCAGCCAATCGCTTCTGCGCCTAAAGGGATCCGAGCAATATCTTCAACCGATAAGCCCGCACGTAGGCCGATATCCACATGCTGCCCCCACTCATAGCGCGAGCGACAATTCCACCCCACACGAAGAATCACCAATTCCGTATCGCATCGATCGATCTCTCCATATGGCATCATTCGTGCAGCAAAAGGTAGCCAAGCACGAAACAAACTAAAATTACGTATCAGCATCTTAAATAAATTAGAGGCCTCAAGCTTTCCAAACTTATTAATCAACTTGATAACAGTCCGCGAAAAAAGGTTTCCATCCAATACATCTATACGCACTCTGGTTGTGTGCCAACCACCTGATGGCGTTAATTGCTGATCAATTGGAGTCGTCATACCGAGGATCCTATGGTTTAAATGAGTGAGTCTGAAATCGAAAAAATGTATATCTAAATATTAAAATGATCGCCGCTCAGTTATTACTTCACTTTATCAAGGGTTCGTTGTAAGGCGATGATGCAACGATCGCGATCCGCCTCAAGCTCTGTGAGTGACTTTTTGCCAAATGATGCTGATATTTGATTCAACAATTTTTCTTTCAATTCAGTGCTAAAGAATACTGGTGAGAATTTTGATTGCAGCCACAATAGCTGCATACCCCATGAAAAGTGATCAATGAAGCCTGTGAAGCCTTTGGGACCTCCTCCCATATGAAAAGACACAAAAGGACCTCCTGTCGCCCAGCGTAACCCTAAAGAACGCGTAACAATTTCATCTAACTCATCGACGGTCACGACATCCCATTTAACCAATAACAGCGCCTCTCTCATCAGCGCAGCTTGCAAACGATTAGCAACAAAGCCGGGAACTTCCTTGCGCAGGAGTATCGGTTGCTTTCCAATCATGCGATAAAATGACAGCGCTCGCTGGGTAGTCTCAGGTAATGCACGCTTGTGCGGCACAACCTCTACCAGCGGAATCAAATGGGGAGGATTGAAAGGATGGCCGATAAGCAAGCGTCCGGGTCTCTGCATACCTGAAGCTTGGATACGGGTTGGAATCCCTGAACTCGAGGACAAAAACAAAGCATGCTGCGGCGCGTACCGCTCTATTTCAATCCAAAGTTTACGTTTAAAATTAATCTTATCGGGACCGTTTTCCTGTATGACATCGGCACTCATGACTGCTCTCGCCAAGTCCGTTTCAAAGCTAAGACGCTTGAGCAACGATGACACTGGTAGCTCGACGGTTTCAATATTTGGCAGTATCGCTTGAATACTGCTAATCACCCGCTGCTCAATATTTGGCGCGTTGTCATAGACCACAACCCTCAAACCACGGGCTAAAAATAACGCAATCCAAGAAATGCCAATCACGCCAGCACCAATCACGGTAACGTTCTGCATCGCAATATGAGATTCAATCAAACTTGCAGTTTGCTCATCCATTCGAGTGTCTTCTTTAAGTGGTTCTTTAGCCCATAGTTAATCTAGAGTCTAAATGCACAACACATGGATGCATGTCATATAACCAGTCAATAAATTGACACTTTCGGACATTTTATGCGAGTGAGAAAAGTCTTTTGTGCGGGGTGCGGAAGATTAAGTGAGTAATAAAGCTTGTTGCTAGAATTGAATATTTTTCACTTGTGAAGAGAAAATAAAAAACGAGTCAAACATATCGACTTTAGTGTTGGAGTTGGCTTTAGAAGATTATCGTCCTGCTTTACATACTATCTGGCAAGGTATAATCAAACTGATAAAAATGCTGACCATCGGTAATGGTAATGGTCATCCGACCCGCAAGCCCGACCAGACTCCCCGTCCCTGAGTCTGGAACAACCGTAATGGATTGCTCAGGTACACCGCGCGTCATCGTCGAGCTATGCTGTAAAACAAAACTCCCTTCATGACCCTGTAGCGAGCCACTCACCTTCTCCATTGCCACATAGCCCGCTGATCCTTGAACACTCGTTCGGAAGGCCAGCATTTCGCCCTGACTGGTTGCTTTCAAATCTCCATGAAATGTCTTGTCCAGTGACATCCGCCCTAAACCTGTAGCGTCAGCAATACTACTGATCGGCTCTGGGTTTAGTTTGACTTCAAAAGGTCCTGTGGCTTGGTGATTTGGCATTTGGTAATCCTTTACGTGAATCATGAATTGAAGTTTGAGTAGATCATTTATTTTGCAATAAAACCAAAACAAATGTATCAAAAAATGTCCAATTGGTATAAATGTGTTTCTGATTAAGTTTTAATCGCATAGAAGCTATGGATTAAAACAATTAAATAGCACAAATTAGGAATGAGACAATGTCCGTATTCTCTAAGATTCAACCAAAAGCATTTTCCCGCCATTTATTCTTTTTTATGGGATTATTATTACTAACCCTATTTCTGAGCGCATGCGGCGGCTCCTCTTCCAGCGAACCGCCACCACCGACTCCACCCGTTGTTACTCCACCTGCTGTTTTGAAAAATATTATCGTCACGCCTGTATCCACGAATATTGCACAAGGTTTAACGCAGACGTTTACAGCCGTAGGACTCTATAGTGATGGAAGCTCTAGTGCCATTACTAATGTCAATTGGAGTACCTCTGCAAGTAACTTAGCAACGATTGATGCCAACGGCCTACTCATAGCAAAATCAGCAGGCACACTCACAGTAACTGCGACTCAAGGCAGCATTAGTGCATCTGCACCCCTAACGATTTCGGCAGCAGCCTTAAAAGTGGTCAGTATCACCGTACCCCTGACAACCATTCCTAAGGGATTAAAAGAAAAACTATCCGCTACGGGTTTGTTCACGGATGGATCGACGCAAAATCTGAATAACATCATCTGGTCATCATCGGACTCCACAGTTGCCACAGTAGATCCTACAGGTCAGTTTCTTGCCAAGGGCACAGGCACGGTCACTATTTATGCCAGTCTAAATGGCTTGACCAGCTCAGTAACTATCACCGTCACCGCAGCCGTATTACAATCCTTAAAGCTACAGCCCCCCAGCCCATCTGTGGCTGCTGGGTTAACCCAGCAATTTACCGTTAATGGCATCTATAGCGACGGGACCACTCTAAATCTGTCCAATCTGACTTGGAGCTCATCTAATACTGCAATTGCAACAGTGAATACGTCGGGTTTAGTAACGACAAAAAAAACAGGGAGCTCGACGATCTCGGCTTCGATCAATGGAATCACTGGATCAGCTCCGCTGACTGTAACGACAGCTGTACTGAAATTAATTACCATAGCATCCCCTCTTAAAGATATTCCCATCGGCTTAACCGCCCAACTAACGGCAACTGGACAATATTCAGATGGGACGACTCAAATCTTGAATAATGCAAAATGGACATCTTCAGACACCAATACGGCTATTGTCACTTCTACAGGTTTAGTCACCGCTCTTAGTTTTACTCAACCAGCATCCGCTAACGCAGTAATCAAAGCTGAATTAGATGGCATAAAAGGTAGTTTTGTGATCACCCTAACCCCCGCAATTCCGACTTCCATACAAATCATTGGTTCAGATCAAGCATACGTTGGCCTAACTAAAGGATATACCGTGAAAGCAAATCTGTCTGACGGAACGACATCTCCAAATCTGATTGACACTACGACTTGGAGCTCTTCAAACTCAAATATTGCAGTGTTTACTAATCAGGATTTTTCTGCCAATTTTAAAGCTATTGCTATCGGCTCCTTCACTATTTCTGCGACTTATAAGGGCTTAAATAGTTCAAAAACTGTCACTGTTAATCCTGCTGTTTTAATAGAGCTAGATATTAATTTAAACGATGCAAATGGCGGAACGACTTCAGGCCCAGATGGTAATTTTGGTAGTGGGGTGAACAGTGGTTTGCTGGTTGCAAAAGCAACATCGTCAACTGGATCCAGTAGTATCGTGACACTGGATAAAGTAACAATCTCAGATCCAAGCGTAATATCCATTGATACTACTGGACATTATCAGGTGTTAAAGCAATCAGGTTTTGTACTCATCACAGGGCAATACCAAGGACTCCAAAGAACCGTGGCTTTAGATACTTCTAGCCTAAGGTACTACTACCTCCTAGGCCCTCAAATTCTGACCTTGTATGGTCTCCCAAGTTATTATTCCTTACAGCTAGCACCTACAGGCGGAGAAACCAACTTACTGTCTACATCAGTTTATTTACCTGCTAGCAATCAATTAAGCGATCCATCTATTATAAATTTTATTCGAAGTGGTCGATTTAACTCACAAGCGACGACTCTCAATTCAGGTACGACTTCTGCGTTAGTCAATGTAGCCAACCTACCTTCCACGCTCAAATGGTATGAATATTTCAAAGTTCTTCCTTAAAATGATTTAACTACAGACAACAAAAACCCCTAAAGCTTTAGGCTAAAGGGGCTTTTTGTTTTATGGTGAAGCGTCATTGAGTGGTACTTTGCCTTCAATGCCACATAGACTTTCCGCACTGAAAATTTTAGCTTAGACTGGTATCAGATCCGTCACAGGCAAGCGGATGCGCTACAAATTTTGCGAAACGGTTGTCCAGCTGCATCTACCCCACTATAGGTCGCACTCGCACCCTGTACTGCGCTCACTCCACTCCATTGAGTTTTCTGCACATCATTAAAACCTTTCCAGCTATAGCCATTAGGTAGTTTGGTGACCTGATAGTAATTTCCATTACTCATATAGCAGGTAAATTCGCCATTCTGCTGCGGCTTTTCACAACTGGTCGGCAGGATTCGATAGTTATCTCTTGCAAATACGCCCGAACCATCATTTTTCTGGCTTTCGGCGTTAGTAGACGCATTATTATTACGTTCTATTTCAAGACGCTCTTTTTCGATTTTATCCTTGAATCGCAATGATTTTTGAATATCTTTCTGCTGATAATCAGCATTGTAGGCCTGCCCGATCTGAGCAAATAATACATTCATTGAGTCGTCCGCATAGGCTATCGAACTGATAACCAGCAACAAAATACAGAAGGGGGTGCTTCTCTTGCTTATCATAGAAATTCTCATCTGATTTCCGCCATCAGCACCACCGATACCTATCAGGTGTTATGTCAGCATGGGGGATTTATCATGTTATTAATTCATTGTTTATAATAAGCAAACTCGCGCCCTTTTTATATAATCCGAGTCCTTTATATTTTAGTCATTCCAGCGTTGGGACAAAATGGGTGCAACGATTTCGCTCTGACTGGTTGTTTTCAAATCCCCATGAAATGCCTTATCCAGTGACATCCGCCCTAGAGCTTTACCGTCAGCAGTACTGCTGATCGGCTCAGGGTTCAGTTTGACTTCAAAAGGTTCAGTGGCTTGTTGATCGGTCATTTGGCAGTCCCTTTAAGTGAGCAATCCTTTAAAATTATTAAAGAAGATATCCGCGTTTGGCTAGCATCCGTCCAGTCTGGTCAAAATCATCAGTGAAATGCTATTGGTACATTCAAAATGGATTAAAAAAACTCATAATAAATTAACAAACTTCAATTTCGGTAATGTAGAGTCTTCAACATCAAAATTTGATTTTCTTATTGTCTAAAGAAACACACATTATGAACATTTCTATTTCAGGCTTACCTGCATTTGCAATTGAACTAGGTTTTATTATTGTATTCTCAGCACCCATATGGCTAGCAGCGCGATTCGTTGGTGCGGAGAACCCATCATTAGTGCGAGCTATATTTTCTTTACTGATCGGAACGATAGGCGCTATCTTTAGTGCATTCATAACAGGTGCTTTTGCGCTTATTCTTGCACCCTTGGCATATTTGCTATCGTTTAAATATATCCTTGGCACCTCCATGATAGGCGCTATTATTCTTGCGATTGTTGCCGCAGCAGGTTATGTCGCCATGATCCACTTTATGGGTGCTGGCCTGAATGTCACAGATCACATTTCAAGTTCTTAGAATAGCCCTAATCAGCATAAGCCTGTCGATGTAGAGATCTAGACAAAAAAACCCCAAAGTCTTCCGACTAAGGGGTTTCTGTTCTACGGCAAACCGTAGCTAAGCAAAATATGGCTCCCTGACCTGGGCTCGAACCAGGGACACATGGATTAACAGTCCATTGCTCTACCGACTGAGCTATCAGGGATCGGTACGTCTGGGCACATTATACAGGGTAATGAACCTATATTTGACAAGCATTTAGCTGAATGTTCATTTTTTCTCCCAGCGCATTAAAACGACTTACCCACGCAGTGACTTTCCAGCTTATTGCGACAAGTACAACAACACTCGCAAAACGTAAGAAGGTATTAAGGAAAAAAGACTTTCACAAATACTCGTGACTCACCCAATAAAAAAGCCCTTACAGAATATGTAAGGGCTTGATTATTTTGGAGCTTAAATATGGCTCCCTGACCTGGGCTCGAACCAGGGACACATGGATTAACAGTCCATTGCTCTACCGACTGAGCTATCAGGGAATGTTTCGTTTCGGTAGGCGGCATTTTAGGGATATGAACCTACTCGGTCAAGCAGTTTTTAATATTAAATCGTTCGACCGTATACTTTGTCGCCAATGCTGCTGCTTTTGAGCCGATTACGCAATGATTTGTATATATTTGATACAGTTACGCACACCAACCGATCATTTCAGCATGATCGCTGGATGAAAAATTTAACCTCAACTCAGTTTAAAAACTAAACTTCTGCGTTTTAAACACCGAAATTGGCCGCGCGTAACCACGCAAATTCAAAATTAGCGACCGCCAAAGTATATAAACGACTATCGACCTGCTGCCATATCGCATCGAATTGCTCGGTGGCGATATTTAAACCGGACTGAGGTAATAGTTCACGATTGCGCTGACATGCGCGCAGTGCTTCATAGACATGACGCCCTGCAGATCCGCTGGGCAGAAGGCGGACTTGTCTGGATGCAAGGAACTCATCGACCTGTATCAAATTAGCATCGGGAATCAGCGGTAATACAATGCGATCAAGCTGTTCATCCAAGCGCTGCCAGATGAGGAGCTTTTGCTCTCCCGTGTAGCGATTCCACTCGATTACCTCATAACTAAAACGACGACACCCCCGGCAGACATGATCACCAAACACAGTGGAGCACTTCCCTGCACAAGGCGTCAGAGAGTCGTGAAGTTGTACACCTTTAATCGAATCGTTCAAACCGCTCAAAACACCCACCTTAAATTGATCATCAAAACTACTCAAGACAACAAAACCACCCACAATCACGCTTTATGTAGTGCCAAATATGATCCAGATCAAGATTAAACACCATCTATTCATCAATGCGTGCATTTCAACCATTATCAAACGCCGCATAAAGGATTAGAATAGCGCACCCCGAATTCATCTATGTGCGCTTGACTAAGACTTAAGCGTTTCACGAAGAGCTATTTGCCCCATGAACGAATCTGTACATTTACACAGCCCATCAGACGAGATGACTGACGATACCATCCAGCAGGATCAAACCGACAACACCAAAGAATGGGTGATCGCTGCATTATACCAGTTTCACCCTGTCTCCTTCCCTGCTGATTTGCGTAATCGCTTGGATGAACTCAGCACGCACTTGCAATTGCGTGGGACGCTGATCGTCGCCAGTGAAGGGATCAATGGTACGGTTGCTGGCAGTCGTGCTGCGATTGATGAGCTACACCAAGTGCTGATCAATGAAGGCTTTGATCGCATGGAATACAAAGAATCCTTCAGCCGTGAAAAACCGTTTAAACGCATGAAGGTCAAGTTTAAAGAAGAAATCGTCACCCTAGGTGTGGATGTTGAGCCGCTCGCGCAGGTCGGGCACTATCTGGAACCTGAAGCGTGGCATGACTTCATTCAGCAAGAAGACGTACTGGTGATCGACACCCGTAACCGTTATGAATATGCGGCAGGCACCTTTAAAAATGCGATCGATCCCAATACCGAGACCTTTCGAGAGTTCCCTGCATTTGTAGATGAGCAACTTGCCGATGCAAAGCACAAGAAAATTGCCATGTTCTGTACGGGCGGGATTCGTTGTGAAAAATCAACAAGCTTGCTCTTACAACAGGGCTTCGAAGAGGTTTATCACCTTAAAGGCGGTATTCTGAATTACCTCAATACCATTCCAGAAGAAAAAAGCCTCTGGAAAGGTGAATGCTTTGTATTTGATGGACGTGTTGGTGTGGGTCATGGTGTGGAAGAAGGCGAAAGCGCGATGTGCTTTGGCTGTGGCTGGCCACTAAAACGCCATGAGCTGCAATCGGTTAAGTTTGAGCGCGGCGTCAGTTGCCCGCATTGCTTTGACCAAACCAGCGAAGCACAAAAAGCACGCTATCGTATGCGTCAGAAGCAAATGGACGGAGATATTTAATCAGCGTACGTTTTTCTAAGTATGATTGAGGCAGGGCCTATGGCACTGCCTTCTCTTATATCAAGCATGACTTTTATATTGAGTATCGTTAGCGCTATCTGATTAAAAAAGCTATTTTGCATCCCTATTTCAACATTGAATTTTAAGCCGCGCAGTGATCACTTAAATAGCACTGCACTCTGCGGCACTTTTAGAACATGCTAGGCAACTAGTACATTTAGGATAGATACCATGACCACGCCACGCCTCCGCATCAAGAAACGCGATCAACAACGCCTGCGCGACGGTCATCTTTGGGTTTATTCCAATGAAGTCGACACGGATGCCACTCCGTTAAAGACCATTAAATCCACATTAGTTCACTTGGAAGATTATCGCGGTAACTTTCTGGCAACTGCGAGCTTTAACAGCCAAGCACTGATTTGCGCACGAATCTTGGATACAGCTGCGCGTGATGAGTTAGATGTTGCATTCTTTGAAACCCGCTTAAAAACAGCGCTGGGTTTAAGACAAATCACCTTCAAACAAGATTACTATCGCCTTGTATTTGGTGAAGGTGACTTGCTACCGGGTCTCGTCATTGATCGTTTTGCACAGACGTTCGTGATCCAGATTGGTACACAAGCGATTGAGCAAGCCAAGGCTGCACTTGTTACTGCATTACAAAACGTCTTCGGCGCAGACAGCATCATCGTCTTTAAAAACGATGGCAAAGGTCGTCAGATGGAACAGCTTGATGAATATGTAGAGACGGTTCCTAGCGATGCCAAGATTGATGCATTAGATGTGATTGAAAATGGTGTGGCCTTTAAGGCACCGCTAGATGGTCAAAAAACAGGGTGGTTCTACGACCATCGTGACGGACGCCAATGGTTAAATGGCTGTGCCGCTGGGCGCAGTGTGCTTGATGTGTTTAGCTATATCGGCGGTTGGGGTATTCAAGCGGCAGCTCATGGTGCGACGCAAGTGACCTGTGTGGATAGCTCTGGGAAAGCCGGTGAAGCGGTACTTGCCAATGCGGCTTTAAATCAGTTAACTCAAGTCAAGTTTATTGAGTCTGATGCGTTTGAGTATCTCAAGAAACCGGTCACCGATACCTTTGATCTTGTGGTGCTCGATCCACCCGCACTCATTCAAAAACGCCGTGATTTCGAACAAGGTCGCCAAGCGTATTTCTTGTTGAATGAAGGTGCAATTCAGCGCGTCAGTGAAGGGGGCTTGCTGGTTTCAGCGTCATGTTCACTGCACTTGCTGCGTGATGAGTTGATCCGTATCGTGCAGCAAGTCGCACGTCGTCAAAACAAACATGTACAGTTGGTGCATGAAGCGCATCCAGCAGCAGATCACCCACGCTTACTCAGCATGACCGAATCTGACTATTTAAAATGTCTCGTCTTTCGCGTGACCAGCCTGCCTGAAGGCGCTACACACTAATTTACTGATAATTTTACTGATCATTCAAATTTAATGACATGGCATACAGGCCATGAGGAAAACAATATGCGCTGGTTACAAATACGTTTTGAAGTGACTAAAGATGAAGTCCAATTGGTTGAGACTTTGCTCGAATCACTGGGCGCGGTCAGCGTCATTTTAGATGATGCGGCAGATCAACCTTTACTTGAGCCACTGCCCGGAGAAACACCGATTTGGGATCAAGTCATTGTGACCGGCTTATTTAATGAAGTCGTTGACTCTTTCAATATCGACCTAGAGCACACCCATTCAGAACCCACAGACCCAGAACAAATCATTGCGTTTGTCCAAGCGCAAGCACCAACCGTACGCGCCTTCTATGAATATCTGGAAGAACAAGTCTGGGAGCGCTCATGGATGGATCATTACGAGCCAATCCAATGTGGTGAAAACTTCTGGATCGTGCCTGAATGGCTCACCCCACCCGATCCTAATGCCGTGAACTTGATCCTCGATCCGGGTCTGGCATTTGGCACTGGTAACCATGCCAGCACCTTCCTCTGTCTGCAGTGGTTAGGCAAAACTGATCTTAAAGATAAAGTCGTGATCGATTATGGCTGTGGATCGGGCATCTTGGGTGTCGCTGCACTTTTGCTCGGCGCAAAACAGGTTTATGCAACCGACATCGACCCACAAGCTCTGCTTGCAACCCGCCAAAATGCTGCGATTAACGGTACTGAGTCTCACATTTGGGTCGGTCTTCCAGAAGAACTGAACAAACAGTTTCCAAACCTGCAAAGTGATGTTATCGTCGCTAATATTCTAGCTAAACCGCTCATGGAACTCGCGCCAGTTTTTGCGGAATACAGCTTGCCCAACGGAAAAATCGCCCTTGCGGGATTGATTGAGGAGCAAGTTGAGGGGATCCGCGAGGCCTATGCACCTTGGTTCGATTTAAATGAGCAAGAGTTTAGAGAAGAGAATTGGTGCCGATTATCTGGTCATAGAATTAACAAATAATCATCATAGGGGTGATGGTTTTAGAGCGTTAATGTGATCATGGATTGGGCACGAATTCTAGTTTGTTTTTATGGGATAAAATCAAAATTAGGAAGACCGGCTCGTGAACACCACTCAAAAAACCAGATGCCCTTATTGCTCCAGCATGTTTGCTGTGAGCGCCGCTCAGCTTTCAATCCGCAATGGATATACCCGTTGCGGTAAATGCTTTCAAGTCTTCAAAGCCGATGATCATCTGATCATCGACCAAGCCCCCAAAGTAGAACAACCAGCAGTTGCCTCTATTGCTGTAGACGCTTTAGCCGCGGAACAAGAAAAACTAGCTACACCGCAAATCACAGCAGAATCCCCTATTGAACACGTGCAAGAAGCTAAAATTGCATTAGAGGAAACACCCGCTGCTCAAGTGACACCCATCGCTGAACCAGTCACTGCAGAAACTGTTGCTGCAGAAACTATCGAAAAGACGCCTTCATTTGAAAGCGTTGAAATGAAGAGTGAACCGTTATCTATCGCTGCGGAATCCCTGCCTGAAGATGCTCAAACCGTAGAATTTATATCGACTAAACCTCTTACTGCACAATCATCGATTGCAGAAGATGGTTCTGAGTCTCTCTCTTTTGTAGCCCCCACAGTAGCGCATGAAGAGGTGGTTCACGCTGAGCGCGTAAGTCATGAGTCGCTTATCACGGATCATGCTCCTGAAATCATCACGCCATCAATCAAGACGCCTGCTGTTGCTGCATCTGAAATTGCTGCAACCGTACCAGTGGCCGAGATCGACCCTCCACCGGAAGCAAACACACCAACCATGTCACATACTTTTGAGCAAGAGTTTAATGATCTG comes from the Aquirhabdus parva genome and includes:
- a CDS encoding DUF3224 domain-containing protein — translated: MTDQQATEPFEVKLNPEPISSTADGKALGRMSLDKAFHGDLKTTSQSEIVAPILSQRWND
- a CDS encoding DUF3224 domain-containing protein, coding for MPNHQATGPFEVKLNPEPISSIADATGLGRMSLDKTFHGDLKATSQGEMLAFRTSVQGSAGYVAMEKVSGSLQGHEGSFVLQHSSTMTRGVPEQSITVVPDSGTGSLVGLAGRMTITITDGQHFYQFDYTLPDSM
- a CDS encoding class I SAM-dependent rRNA methyltransferase, whose amino-acid sequence is MTTPRLRIKKRDQQRLRDGHLWVYSNEVDTDATPLKTIKSTLVHLEDYRGNFLATASFNSQALICARILDTAARDELDVAFFETRLKTALGLRQITFKQDYYRLVFGEGDLLPGLVIDRFAQTFVIQIGTQAIEQAKAALVTALQNVFGADSIIVFKNDGKGRQMEQLDEYVETVPSDAKIDALDVIENGVAFKAPLDGQKTGWFYDHRDGRQWLNGCAAGRSVLDVFSYIGGWGIQAAAHGATQVTCVDSSGKAGEAVLANAALNQLTQVKFIESDAFEYLKKPVTDTFDLVVLDPPALIQKRRDFEQGRQAYFLLNEGAIQRVSEGGLLVSASCSLHLLRDELIRIVQQVARRQNKHVQLVHEAHPAADHPRLLSMTESDYLKCLVFRVTSLPEGATH
- a CDS encoding 3-hydroxyacyl-CoA dehydrogenase NAD-binding domain-containing protein encodes the protein MDEQTASLIESHIAMQNVTVIGAGVIGISWIALFLARGLRVVVYDNAPNIEQRVISSIQAILPNIETVELPVSSLLKRLSFETDLARAVMSADVIQENGPDKINFKRKLWIEIERYAPQHALFLSSSSGIPTRIQASGMQRPGRLLIGHPFNPPHLIPLVEVVPHKRALPETTQRALSFYRMIGKQPILLRKEVPGFVANRLQAALMREALLLVKWDVVTVDELDEIVTRSLGLRWATGGPFVSFHMGGGPKGFTGFIDHFSWGMQLLWLQSKFSPVFFSTELKEKLLNQISASFGKKSLTELEADRDRCIIALQRTLDKVK
- the prmA gene encoding 50S ribosomal protein L11 methyltransferase, with the protein product MRWLQIRFEVTKDEVQLVETLLESLGAVSVILDDAADQPLLEPLPGETPIWDQVIVTGLFNEVVDSFNIDLEHTHSEPTDPEQIIAFVQAQAPTVRAFYEYLEEQVWERSWMDHYEPIQCGENFWIVPEWLTPPDPNAVNLILDPGLAFGTGNHASTFLCLQWLGKTDLKDKVVIDYGCGSGILGVAALLLGAKQVYATDIDPQALLATRQNAAINGTESHIWVGLPEELNKQFPNLQSDVIVANILAKPLMELAPVFAEYSLPNGKIALAGLIEEQVEGIREAYAPWFDLNEQEFREENWCRLSGHRINK
- a CDS encoding Ig-like domain-containing protein, with product MSVFSKIQPKAFSRHLFFFMGLLLLTLFLSACGGSSSSEPPPPTPPVVTPPAVLKNIIVTPVSTNIAQGLTQTFTAVGLYSDGSSSAITNVNWSTSASNLATIDANGLLIAKSAGTLTVTATQGSISASAPLTISAAALKVVSITVPLTTIPKGLKEKLSATGLFTDGSTQNLNNIIWSSSDSTVATVDPTGQFLAKGTGTVTIYASLNGLTSSVTITVTAAVLQSLKLQPPSPSVAAGLTQQFTVNGIYSDGTTLNLSNLTWSSSNTAIATVNTSGLVTTKKTGSSTISASINGITGSAPLTVTTAVLKLITIASPLKDIPIGLTAQLTATGQYSDGTTQILNNAKWTSSDTNTAIVTSTGLVTALSFTQPASANAVIKAELDGIKGSFVITLTPAIPTSIQIIGSDQAYVGLTKGYTVKANLSDGTTSPNLIDTTTWSSSNSNIAVFTNQDFSANFKAIAIGSFTISATYKGLNSSKTVTVNPAVLIELDINLNDANGGTTSGPDGNFGSGVNSGLLVAKATSSTGSSSIVTLDKVTISDPSVISIDTTGHYQVLKQSGFVLITGQYQGLQRTVALDTSSLRYYYLLGPQILTLYGLPSYYSLQLAPTGGETNLLSTSVYLPASNQLSDPSIINFIRSGRFNSQATTLNSGTTSALVNVANLPSTLKWYEYFKVLP
- a CDS encoding DUF1289 domain-containing protein, with translation MKGVQLHDSLTPCAGKCSTVFGDHVCRGCRRFSYEVIEWNRYTGEQKLLIWQRLDEQLDRIVLPLIPDANLIQVDEFLASRQVRLLPSGSAGRHVYEALRACQRNRELLPQSGLNIATEQFDAIWQQVDSRLYTLAVANFEFAWLRAANFGV
- the trhO gene encoding oxygen-dependent tRNA uridine(34) hydroxylase TrhO is translated as MTDDTIQQDQTDNTKEWVIAALYQFHPVSFPADLRNRLDELSTHLQLRGTLIVASEGINGTVAGSRAAIDELHQVLINEGFDRMEYKESFSREKPFKRMKVKFKEEIVTLGVDVEPLAQVGHYLEPEAWHDFIQQEDVLVIDTRNRYEYAAGTFKNAIDPNTETFREFPAFVDEQLADAKHKKIAMFCTGGIRCEKSTSLLLQQGFEEVYHLKGGILNYLNTIPEEKSLWKGECFVFDGRVGVGHGVEEGESAMCFGCGWPLKRHELQSVKFERGVSCPHCFDQTSEAQKARYRMRQKQMDGDI
- a CDS encoding carboxymuconolactone decarboxylase family protein; this encodes MTTPIDQQLTPSGGWHTTRVRIDVLDGNLFSRTVIKLINKFGKLEASNLFKMLIRNFSLFRAWLPFAARMMPYGEIDRCDTELVILRVGWNCRSRYEWGQHVDIGLRAGLSVEDIARIPLGAEAIGWKPRHQMLMQACDEFHHDRMISEPTWQQLSQHYNSRLLLEVIMLIGHYEMLAGVLNSTGLPLESRLEKVLATTNIHSSK